Below is a window of Mauremys mutica isolate MM-2020 ecotype Southern chromosome 11, ASM2049712v1, whole genome shotgun sequence DNA.
AGTTCATCTTCTGAGATCTCTCATCTCTTAGTAAACCCTGGTAGAATTAGAATTTCTGTTTCAGATCAGTCCAAACACTCCTCCTTTCTACATAAgccttttacatttaaaatagtCTTTTTAAACATAAGTGATTTTTAGAGTATTTAGACTCACATAGCTCTCAAAGCATTGTTTCTTCTTAACAATCCTTGGAGATGTTTCTTGTCTTTGATTTGTTAAGGAAGTTGACTAATTTCGCAATTAGTATAGATACAAGAAGCCACTGGAATATAAGGCATGTTACATTAATAACCAGTTAGAACAATGTCATTTGATTCCATGTTGATACATAAAACATATCACTATTCACATAACAATGGCATCAGAAAGCTAGTACATTAGATGCTTGCAACTAGATACAAAATATTAGTGAAGAAACACAGCAAAAGGAGCTTATGCCATCTTTAGCATTTAAGGAACAAAGATCTTCACCTTTAGTGGAAACACAGGGTTAGAAGTAACTAAAGCATTTCCTAACTATACATGTTTTCCTTAGAGTAAAATGAATGAAGACCCTAGAGTGCCTATACGAGATAATTTTCAGTAAGAATATTTCTAGAATCCTTGCTGTGGATTTAAAACTGAGGTTTTTCCTcagaaggaaaagagagaagTGGGAGTTAGAGAGGCTCTTGGCTTAGCTTTTGTGGCCTGGATAAAGCAGATGCTACATGTCTCCTTGAAATCCTAGACCGGGGtggcctgagaaggagccagaatttaccaatgtacattgccaaagagctacagtaatactgacatggctacagctacactgcatgtAATAAATATCATGGCAGACAACAACTATACCATGAGAAATGGCTTAAAAAATCCTCAGGACAGTCAGTCCAGCTTCTTTGTTAAAATCCTTAGTGCAGAATGAATTGACTCCATGTATGTTTGAATGAATGCACTATAGACCATCATCTTCAAGGTAAATCAAGTACATAGTGGAGAATTGGAAGGCATGCTAAACACTCTTCACAAATTACCAAGGGAACACTCTCGGAAGTGGTATAGCTGGGATATCTGTGACAGCTAGGAAAAGAATCATCTGAGTCACATGATCATGAAACCCAGATGCTCACTAGCAAAATGAATGAGCCCCCAGAGGTGTTGAATGACAAATTTGGAACCAGAATGTTGACACATTCATACCATTTGGTACAGTATTTGATTATATCCATGCACATCCTTACATAGTATATCTTGGAATTAATAATTGTACTCTTTAAATCCTGTTTACACAGAACAGACTCCATACATCCAGATGTTGAGAAGTCTGCATTTACAGAACTAGACATCAGAAATGGAAATGTGACACAAGTCAAAGAAAGACCAGCTCTTCTAATCAGCAGCACCAGTTGGACAGGTCTTGAATCAAATTGTTAATATTCCTTTATAATACCTTCACATTAAACAGTTGATTAAAAATTAGAGCTGtacctccctcccccatgcatAAACTTTGCTCTGATACAGGACATTACAAGCAGCAAAAACAAAGTTGTATACATTTCTTTGATTAACAGGAAGAATTTGCAGCTCAGCTGTATGGACTATCTCAGTGTCTACATATGAGGACCATAATCCGTTGAAATTTTTAGTTTAATTATGGAGTTATAAGGTAAATGTTGAGCTCCATGAATGATTAGAGAAACAAGTCCTACCATCATCTAACATTAGAAGTACATTAAATATGCATGCATGGTGCTCTAGAATGGCTCTAATAAGTTAAAATGGTTTGTCTTTCATTTCCCGGTACATTTATTACATATTTATGTGCTAAGATAATTAttttgtttatgaaaaggtcTAAAGCTGGAACAAAATCTGCTGTATTGCAGTTGAGAATGGAAGTGTGCATCTTCCTGAATTAGAATTAATTGGGTAATGATGTCTAATAAAATTGACAATGAAATGTCATGCTTCTGAGATGCTGATTGGCTTTAGTATTTGTGTAATTGTTGGAAAAGTTTCCATTAAATGCAGCAAGTAGGAACAATATGAGAGTTATAGGCTTTTGTTTATTACATTTATAGTACCTATCATAGTAAAAGCACATTGTATATTTAGTCACTTCAGTGAAGATGAGGAAAGTCATGATTGCTATCTTTTCAAGAAAATAAGGCATTACAGCTAAAAATGCTATGAGTGTCACTTATAAACCTTTCTTTTTCAGAGGATGAAGATTTTTCTATTCTTTTAAAAGCTTTAGAAGGTAAGTATCAAGGAGTTTCCTTTGGCTATTTAAAGAGTCTTATTATGGATGTATTCTTAACAATTACTAAGAGCTTCTTCAAAGAACAGTGCCTTCATGTGCAAATGAAAATTCAAATACATTTAAGGACCAGAGTAGTTTCTCagtgtgggaggaaaaaaaaaaaagcttaagatCATAGTGATATGCAGGATACAAGTAAAACCTTTGTCATTAGGAAGTATATTTCTAACCACTTGATAAAGTGGGTTACAGCTTTACTTTGTACACATCATGTAGTGGCATGGCCGCTTACTGAGCTCCTTCTTGTGGCCAGGGGTGCCTTTGCAGTGCCTTGTGAATAATTTCTCCCTCAAAGGTTCCTTACACAGACAGGCCTGGGTTTAGTCACAGAAAATCATTCAGAGCCCCAAACTGAAGTCCCCTAAACAAACGTTTCCTTTCTACTCCCAGGCCTCCTTGTTGGGAGAGCTTTTGTGCACTTTCCCTAGCTTGCCCAGGGTCTCTCCTGTCTTAGCAGGCTATTCCTAAACCTTCCTGGCTGGAGTCTTAGTCCCAAAACCCAGGACCCTGCTGGAGCCTACCTGAGCACCTCTCCTTCAGTGCAGACACTGCTGCCCTTTATTGGGAATTACCTGATGTAAGATTCAATGGGTGAGTGGTTAAGGTGCTTGACTACAGGTCTGAAGGTTATGGGTTCAAATTGCACTTGATCTCCCACTGAAAGGCCATCTCCTGttcactcagggtacgtctacactacgggattattccgaatttacataaaccggtttaacaaaacagattgtataaaatcgagtgtgcgcggccacactaaacacattaaatcggtggtgtgcgtccacggtccgaggctagcatcgatttctggagcattgcactgtgggtagctattccgtagctatcccatagttcccgcagcctcccccgcccctttgaatttccgggttgagatcccagtgcctgatgcatcaaaaatcattgtcgcgggtggttctgggtaaatgtcgtcagtcactccttccgctgggaaagcaacggcagacaagcatttcatgccttttttccctggattgccctggcagatgccatagcatggcaatcatggagcctgtttcgccttttgtgactgtcaccgtatgtgtactagatgccgctcacagaggcgattcagcagcgctacacagcagcatgcttttgcttttgcatgatagcagagatggttaccagccatattgtaccatctaccatgccataaattggtaataagatgatcgtggctaccagtccttttgcactgtgccatttgctgctgtcataagtgcccctggctgctcttagccaggggcgcaaaagccaaaattgggaatgactccctgagtcgatccctcctttttggtatctaaaaatagaatcagtcctgcctagaatatggccAAGTGtaccagagaaccagagagcacagctgctctgtgtcagatcctgcatagattatgagctgtatgctattcacagggggtgctcctgcaacaaccccacctgttcattccattcttccccagccttcctgggctaccatagcattgtcccccacttgtgtgatgaagtaataaagaatgcaggaatacttgttagtgagaaatgagtggaaggcagcctccagttgctatgatagtacacataggacattaaggagtgtggaggagaggagcccagcatcctgctgctagtccaggggcaattgaatcttttctttacacatgaagggtgggggctgatgaagctcagccccctgttgctatgatgatgatggttatcagccatattgtaccatctaccaggaaaaattagggccaggtgcccttgattgacctgacggatgctagtcagcatggttaccagtccttttgcactgccccatgtgccaataggctgatgatgacgatgggtatcagtcttattgtaccatcagccacccatggctgggggggagcaaggatgttggtgttgagtgctgcaccatcgcgtctatctgcagcattcagtaaagagaGGGTGagatgtaaaagagtcaagagaggattgttttccctttcacttctgggggtgggtggatgtgtgcgtaaattgcctagctatgccctgacccaccgcggacactgtttttgaccctagaagcatttggagctcagccaagaatgcaaatgcttttcagagactgcaggaactgtgggatagcttgagtcctccagtccatgaatgtccatttgattctttggctttccgttacgcttgtcacgcagcagtgcgctgagtcgctgctatggcatctgtctggagatatttaaaaaatgattttgaatttcgtcttctgtaacggagcgctgatagaacagatttgcctgcccttacagcgatcacgtccgcatcgtccatgctggagctctttctttattttgatttttaactgcatcaccacctgtgctgatcggagctccacgctgggcaaacaggaaatattcaaaagttcgcggggcttttcctgtctacctggccactgcatccaagttcagattgctgtccagagcggtcagtggtgcactgtgggataccgcccggaggccaataccgtcgatctgcggccacactaaccccaatccgatatggtaataccgatattagcgctactcctctcgttagggaggagtacagaaaccagtttaaagagccctttataccgatataaagggcctcttagtgtggacgggtgtggcgttaaatcggttttacgctcctaaaaccggtttaaacgtgtagtgtagaccaggcttcagatgTAAAATGTTTACCTGTTCCACCAGGTTAGGGCTGTCAAAGGCAGTTGGACATGATACTGGCCATATCACTCCCTTGTGTACCCTTGGCTGTGAAACTGACATACCTTAACCACATCTGCCCAATAAGCCATTGATTTGGGGGAACTTTGGCtcaggtggggctcatcctgtaaTCATTGTTGGCTTAGAGCCAAGCTCTGCAGCTAATGAGGCAAACCACCCTGTTACAcaacatgtacacacacacacacattcaaataCCTATTGAAATGATTTCAAGAAAGATGGGAACCTGCATTAAGCAATTTGGGTAATCTGTGTCTGGGTTTTTTAACTTAACAAGAAACAGCTATTAGTGATCACAGGGTAATGTGGAGTTGCTGTGGATTTTATGAACTGTACATTTAAAAGCATAATGTCCATATAGTATATTTAAATAGTATAAAAAAGGAAATATgtctacatatatattttttaaaaaatctcttaaGAAATAAGCTTTAAATTTATTTTGGAAAAAGAAACGTCTTGCTCCTCCTTTTAAATCCATGGGATTATCTGTATGGAGGggggaaagcagaatttggcccagcagTGTTGTGGGTGGCAAACACCTATGACTACACCTCACAGACTGTTTCCTTTAAGTATCAGGCATGTTTCAGAGAGGGCTAGGTGATTCCTTGTGAagacaaaaagaacgaggagtacttttggcaccatagagactgacaaatttatttgggcataaggttttgtgggctaaaacccacttcattggatgcatgcagtggaaaatacagtaggaagattatatatacacacacatagagAACGTgcaaaaatgggtgttgccataccaactctaacgagactaatcaattaaggtgggctattatcagcaggagaaaaaaatcttttgtagtgataatcaggatggcccatttcaaacagttgacaagaaggtgtgagtaacagtatggAGAAAATTAGCATggagaaatagtttttactttgtgtaatgactcatccactcccagtcatcgttcaagcctaatttaatggtgtccagtttgcaaaataattccagttctgcagtttctcattggagtctgtttttgaagtttttttgttggagaactGCGACTTTTGGGTCTgcaattgagtgaccagggaggttgaagtgttctccgactggtttttgaatgttgttattcttgacgtctgatttgtgtccatttattcttttgtgtagagactgtccggtttggccaatgtacatggcagaggggcattgctggcacatggtggcatatatcacattggtagatgtgcaggtgaacgagcctctgatggtgtggctgatgtgattaggtcttatgatggtgtcccttgtgGGTAGAGTTGGCCATGGGCTTTGTTGAAAGGATAGgtttctgggttagtgtttttgttgtgtggttgctggtgagtattttgcttcaggtttgggggctgtctgtaagcgaggactagcCTGTcttccaagatctgtgagagtgagggatcatccttcaggataggttgtagatccttgatgatgcgctggagaggttttaattgggggctgaatgtgacagctagtggtgtaatagcagcaaagaatcctgtggcaccttatagactaacagacgttttgcagcatgagctttcgtgggtgaatacccacttcttcagatgcaagtctgaacATTACAGTGGTGtaatgttactttctttgttgggcctgtcctggagtaggtgacttctgggtattcttctggctctgtcaatctgtttcttcacttcagcaggtgggtattgtagttttaagaatgcttgatagagatcttgtaggtgttagtctctgtctgaaggattggagcaaatgcggttgtgtcttagagcttggctgtagacaatggattgtgtgatgtgatCTGGATgaaacctcagcctggaccagtccacacaagagatccacttcctggacactcagtgctaataagcgatggtcacataaacaccaccctataccggaaacctgaccgctatacttacctacatgcctccagctttcatccagaccacaccacacaatccattgtctacagccaagctctaagatacaaccgcgtTTGCTCCAattcctcagacagagacaaacaccaataagatctctatcaagccttcttaaaactacaatacccacctgctgaagtgaagaaacagatagcccaccttaattgattagtctagTTAgaattggtatggcaacacccattttttcatgttctctgtgtatatacatcttcctactgtattttccactgcatgcatccaatgaagtgggttttagcccacgaaagcttatgcccaaataaatttgttagtctctaaggtgccacaagtactcctcgttctttttgctgatacagactaacatggctaccactctgaaacctgtgtccTTGTGAAGAATTATTACTTTGCATTAtggctgttacaagaggcacaaATTAGGATCAAGGTCCCCAATGTGAATTTCCACGTTTACTAGTTTGCCTGAAGTTTTTTTAACTACTTGAAATAGAGTTCTCATTTGTACATCAGAATTATTCTTAAATTAGGATGTGTGCTAGATACACACAAAATAACTTCATCTGTTCTGCAGATTATGAAGAGTATGTCAATGATGGAATCAAGCTTCCTTCTTTAGTATGTGTGATAACAGGTACCACTTTTATGTGATAATTTTCTGTTCCCTTTCAGTGCTGATGCTAGAGGATAAATTTTAATCACCCCATTATATTGACTCTtaaactgatattttttttttggtctttctgaAGTAAGAAATAAATTGAATATTTGTTTGCCACTAATTTACCAGATCAATGGTTGGAGCAAAAAGCAAACCAATGGTGGCATgttggacattttaaaataaaagatatgCCCCAGCATACGAATCTAGCCATTTTATTGTACTCTGTAATTCCTTTGGATATATTTTCAGAATTTGAATAGTGAAGAAATGCTGGTAAAACATCTTAAAATGTGGTTTAAATGGTATTTGGCCTATTGCTAAGTAGGGAGGAATTTGGCTAGTACTTGGAAAGGAGACCTACCCGTTGAATTTGAGGATTTTGCAAAATGATATAGATAGTTCAACAAATGGTATTCTTTCCTCCTAGTACTAAACTAATAACTTAGCATGATGCTAAAAGGGCACTGTACTGCTGGAGGGTGCCATCTTTCAGTTGATTTGTATCCAATAACATTGTATCTACGATATAGCATTATATCCCATGATTGCCCTCAGAAGACCCTGTCGGATTCACTGTCACCATGCTAGGCCCTGTATGAACATTGATGAATGATGCAGCCCCTTCTTCTAATACCTTACAATCTAGGAAGACAAATGAGATTCGCTCTATATCCCAGACTTTAATGTGCAAACAAAACCCCACTTTGGGTGTTCACAGCAAAaacactaatatatatatatattgtgtttgtttttcatttaaaaggtAAAGGGCCTCTAAAAAAGCACTACAACAGACTGATAGACAAAATGCACTTTAAACACATCCAGATCTGTACACCGTGGCTAGAAGCTGAGGATTACCCTGTTCTACTTGGTAAATAATGGATTATTACAGTTGCTGAAAAAGCTTTAAAGACTCAAGAACAATGTGTGAGGCTTAAGCAAAGGCTATGGATAGCTGTTGATAATTTTGGGCAGGGATGTCATGGTATTTATCAGAGATGGTTTTTACCAGGTAAAATCATGGTTTTTAGTGCCTTGGGAAAAACAAGTTAGTTCCAGTTTAAggcattttctatttttaaaactgtttagTTAATGACACCACTTTAAACTTAGTTTTAGTTACATATTCCAATTGTGGTTATGTAAGGCAGTAGATTTGTAGATTAATGTAGGGTTGTACAAATACAAAGTAAAACTAAACTGGGCATAATATTAATATATGTAATTGTAATGCAGTACTGAACATTGGCATGTCCACATTTTGGTTTGATATTTTCTCAAGGAAGTTATACATGTTATGActcatttcagttttcaatatTATATAAACAAAAGTTGAAAACATTTGATTATATGAAAACAACAGTACAGAGTTGTAGACTTGAAGCATTAAGCAGTCAGAAGCATTCAGAGTTGCAGACCAATGGGCCAGGTCCATTTGGCCATGCAGCGTCCTGTAGCTGAAGATCAACTTTGATGTAGTGGATAGGCCAAGCCTATTCCTCGGCTTTGAATGAATGTATCCAGAGTTTGCAAAGATTCATTCTGTATTCGCTGAACTTGCTGGACCCTGATGCAATTATTCTTCCCAGTTTCCCGGTTTAAACTTGGTTTAAGTTGGTATTTACCAGTGCCCTGTCCTAAACTAGTTTTTCCTGGGAAATTGCCAGCCCTGATTTTGGATGCTAGATATACGAATACCACAGTAAAATTAAATTGCTTGTTAAGAACAAAATATATAACTGTAGCTTGTGGCCTTTTGTTATGCCTGAGaaattgtttaatttttgaaACTGCACTGTTTAACCTCCTATTTTGGTAATTAGGTGTAGAATTCCATCTTAAAGGTTTGCCAATAGCTCTCTATTTAAAAAGCCTCTGTTTGCTGCCTTCTGTTCTTCTAGGTAGGCTAAAATATAGTGGATTGGTCTCTGTTCAATGTACTCTCAAGTTCTGTTCAGTAAATAACACTGGAGAGTTTCTAGCTGCGCTGTTGAAGTTAATTGATGAGATTAGGAAATAGAATGTTCATACTCCCGTAGCATTTTAGAGAAATGAAACTCAATAAAAGCTATGTAAGGATAAAATACTGGTAAAATACAAGTTCTGCCTAATTTCAGCCCCTCAGGTCAGGCACTGTCAATTTATTTGGCTTGTATGTCTGTGGTGGTTTGTAAGTAATGAATATTCATCGCTGTAAACTTGGATTCTGTAAATTATCCCTGTATTGTAAAGGCATTTGGATTGGAAGAGTTCTTTAGTGGGTCATTTAGCCCATCCCCTGAATTGTGGCAGGATTGATTTAATTATTTCTTTACCATTTCAAATAGATAAGGGTAGATTAAGTGTATAATATCTTAGttttttaatttctcttctcTCCTAATTTTAGTATCAGTTAGTTATGTTTCTAAATCTGAGCTACTCTGCAAAATAAAAAGTTATATGGCTTTTACTCACTGACATTCTGACATAAATGATGTTCCAAGTAGTTATGTTCTAATGGCACCATAGAAGACATCAAGTTACATCAAAAATTATTAATGTTTACAAAATTGTATGTTTAGACAATAATCTTTAGAATTAATCACTTTCaaaataaacttttgaaaaagtctgttttgtttcttttatcatttgtAGGCTCAGCAGATCTGGGTGTCTGTCTCCACAAATCATCTAGTGGTTTGGATCTGCCTATGAAGGTGGTGGATATGTTTGGCTGTTGTTTACCTGTATGTGCAGTACATTTCCAGTGGTAAGAGCTTGCTTACTTTGACATAGCTTAAAATGACtcagatattttaaaacaaatatatagtTTGCTACAAAATCACAATATAACAATTTCTGCTGATACTGAATTGATTCCTAGTTACGCCACAGTA
It encodes the following:
- the ALG1 gene encoding chitobiosyldiphosphodolichol beta-mannosyltransferase isoform X4 — its product is MKEDLQMNCNIKAITLYDKPASFFKETPLEIQHKLYMKLAKDYAPFKRGTDSIHPDVEKSAFTELDIRNGNVTQVKERPALLISSTSWTEDEDFSILLKALEDYEEYVNDGIKLPSLVCVITGKGPLKKHYNRLIDKMHFKHIQICTPWLEAEDYPVLLGSADLGVCLHKSSSGLDLPMKVVDMFGCCLPVCAVHFQCLHELVKHDENGLIFRDSNELAEQLKMLLLEFPTGESKLYMFRRNLRASKQLRWDESWEQTVLPVFRNN